The following are from one region of the Paenibacillus sp. KS-LC4 genome:
- the nrdE gene encoding class 1b ribonucleoside-diphosphate reductase subunit alpha: MKHIELNNELMQRGADGFYQLDKDKEAVAAFMEEVEQKSVKFASLQEKLDYLIGNDYYDNVFDKYTYEQVEAVFDLTANSSFQFQSYMAISKFYKDYAMKTNDKLQYLEQYPDRVAIVALHLGEGDAARALRIAEAMIEQRLQPATPTFLNAGKSRRGEMVSCFLLEMDDSLNSINYVIGTCMQLSKIGGGVAVNLSKLRGRGEPIKGVEGAAKGIMPVLKLMEDAFSYADQMGQRKGSGAGYYNIFGWDVIEFLDCKKINADEKTRIKTLSIGLIIPNKFYELAAQNKPLYVFGPHSVHKAYGTYLDDMDMDEMYEELLANDLVKKKVVMNARDMMTKIASIQLESGYPYIMNKSNANRVHALKDLGGVKMSNLCTEIFQLQETSVINDYGTDDLIQRDISCNLASLNIVNVMELKKIKESVRVGIEALTTVSDLSKIDNAPGVRKANEELHSVGLGAMNLNGYLAKNHIAYESDEAKEFASAFFMMMNYYSLEQSMEIAKERGETFKDFDRSEYAKGTYFSRYEQTDYRPVSDKVKALFEGMEIPSPEDWTALKAKVQQHGLFHAYRLAIAPTQSISYIQNATSSVMPIVEHIETRTYANSTTYYPMPFLSQDNFFYYKSAYNIDQFKLIDLIAEIQQHVDQGISTVLHVNSNVTTRELARFYIYAAHKGLKSLYYTRTKRLSVEECTSCAV; encoded by the coding sequence ACAAGGATAAAGAGGCAGTAGCAGCATTTATGGAGGAGGTTGAGCAGAAGAGCGTGAAGTTCGCCTCGCTCCAGGAGAAGCTTGACTACTTAATCGGCAACGACTATTACGACAATGTGTTCGACAAATATACATATGAGCAGGTTGAGGCTGTATTTGATTTAACGGCAAACAGCAGCTTCCAGTTTCAGTCGTATATGGCTATTTCCAAGTTTTACAAAGACTATGCCATGAAAACGAATGACAAGCTGCAATATTTGGAGCAATATCCGGATCGCGTTGCGATTGTTGCCCTGCATTTGGGTGAAGGCGACGCAGCAAGAGCGTTGCGCATTGCCGAGGCGATGATCGAGCAGCGGCTGCAGCCGGCGACACCAACCTTCCTTAACGCGGGCAAAAGCCGTCGCGGTGAGATGGTATCCTGCTTCCTGCTGGAAATGGACGATTCGCTTAATTCCATCAACTATGTGATTGGCACATGCATGCAGCTGTCGAAAATCGGCGGCGGCGTGGCGGTCAATCTCTCGAAGCTGCGTGGACGCGGCGAGCCGATCAAAGGCGTCGAGGGTGCGGCGAAGGGCATTATGCCCGTGCTTAAGCTGATGGAGGATGCCTTCTCCTATGCCGATCAAATGGGACAGCGCAAAGGCTCTGGCGCAGGCTATTATAATATTTTTGGCTGGGACGTTATTGAGTTCCTCGATTGCAAAAAAATTAACGCCGATGAGAAAACGCGGATCAAAACGCTGTCAATCGGCCTCATTATACCGAATAAATTTTATGAGCTGGCTGCGCAAAACAAGCCATTGTACGTCTTTGGACCACATTCTGTTCATAAAGCGTATGGCACCTATTTGGATGACATGGACATGGACGAAATGTACGAGGAGCTGCTTGCGAACGATTTGGTGAAAAAGAAAGTCGTCATGAACGCACGCGACATGATGACCAAAATCGCTTCGATTCAGCTGGAATCCGGCTATCCTTACATTATGAACAAATCGAATGCAAACCGTGTTCACGCGCTCAAAGATCTAGGCGGCGTTAAAATGTCGAACCTGTGCACGGAAATTTTCCAGCTGCAGGAAACTTCGGTTATTAACGATTACGGTACGGATGACCTGATTCAGCGTGATATTAGCTGCAACCTGGCATCGCTGAATATCGTAAATGTCATGGAGCTTAAAAAGATCAAGGAATCGGTTCGTGTTGGCATCGAGGCGCTTACGACCGTCAGCGACCTTTCCAAAATCGACAACGCCCCTGGCGTACGCAAAGCGAATGAGGAGCTGCATTCCGTCGGCCTTGGCGCTATGAACCTGAACGGCTATCTGGCGAAAAACCACATTGCATACGAAAGCGATGAGGCGAAGGAGTTCGCTAGCGCATTCTTCATGATGATGAACTATTATTCGCTGGAGCAAAGCATGGAAATTGCCAAAGAGCGCGGTGAAACATTCAAGGATTTCGACCGCTCCGAATATGCGAAGGGCACCTACTTCTCACGTTATGAGCAGACGGATTACCGTCCGGTCAGCGACAAGGTGAAGGCTTTATTTGAAGGTATGGAAATTCCATCTCCTGAGGACTGGACTGCGCTTAAGGCGAAGGTGCAGCAGCATGGCCTGTTCCACGCCTACCGCCTGGCAATCGCGCCGACGCAAAGTATTTCGTACATTCAAAATGCGACTTCTAGCGTTATGCCGATTGTTGAGCATATCGAGACGCGGACCTACGCAAACTCGACAACTTATTATCCAATGCCGTTTTTGTCGCAGGACAACTTCTTCTATTACAAATCGGCTTACAATATTGACCAGTTCAAGCTGATTGACCTGATTGCCGAAATTCAGCAGCATGTGGATCAAGGTATTTCCACCGTTCTGCACGTAAACAGCAATGTGACGACTCGTGAGCTTGCCCGCTTCTATATTTACGCAGCCCACAAAGGATTGAAGTCGCTCTATTACACAAGAACGAAACGTCTATCCGTAGAAGAGTGCACAAGCTGCGCGGTGTAA
- the nrdF gene encoding class 1b ribonucleoside-diphosphate reductase subunit beta → MKAVNWNRPDDDFTLTFWQQNVMQFWTDEEIPLSDDKMDWMEMSDAERSLYKNVLGGLTLLDTIQGGIGMPKILEHVDGLQRKAVLSFMSMMEQIHAKSYSSIFTTLASTEEIDEIFQWVEKNEQLQRKAELISSWYEGISTKQDLYKAMAASVFLESYLFYSGFFYPLYLAGQGKMTSSGEIIDLILRDESIHGLYVGVLAQELFNTFTPEEQTSLKAELDQLLNDLYENEVLYTDSLYSPLGLEEEVKTYVRYNANKAMMNLGFDGVFPDEPVNPIVFNGISTHTKQHDFFSKKGNGYVRTIHVEQLNDDDFVFNF, encoded by the coding sequence ATGAAGGCAGTTAACTGGAACCGCCCGGATGATGATTTTACGCTGACGTTCTGGCAGCAGAACGTCATGCAATTCTGGACGGACGAAGAAATTCCTCTATCCGATGACAAGATGGATTGGATGGAAATGAGCGATGCGGAGCGCAGCTTATACAAAAACGTGCTTGGCGGATTGACGCTGCTCGATACGATTCAGGGCGGTATTGGCATGCCGAAGATTTTGGAGCATGTGGACGGCTTGCAGCGCAAAGCAGTGCTGTCCTTCATGTCGATGATGGAGCAAATTCATGCCAAATCGTACAGCAGCATTTTCACGACGCTCGCGTCTACGGAGGAAATCGACGAGATTTTCCAATGGGTAGAAAAAAACGAGCAGCTGCAACGAAAAGCGGAGCTTATTTCTTCATGGTATGAGGGCATTAGCACAAAGCAGGATTTGTATAAAGCAATGGCAGCTTCCGTATTTCTGGAAAGCTACTTGTTCTATAGCGGCTTCTTCTATCCGCTTTATTTGGCAGGTCAAGGCAAAATGACGAGCAGCGGCGAAATTATCGACCTTATTTTGCGTGACGAGAGCATTCACGGCTTGTACGTTGGCGTGCTGGCACAGGAGCTATTCAACACCTTCACGCCGGAGGAGCAGACTTCGCTGAAGGCTGAGCTGGATCAATTGCTTAACGACCTGTATGAGAATGAGGTTCTTTATACCGATTCGCTGTATTCGCCGCTTGGCCTTGAGGAAGAAGTGAAAACGTATGTGCGTTATAATGCGAATAAAGCGATGATGAATCTTGGCTTTGACGGTGTGTTCCCAGATGAGCCGGTCAATCCAATCGTATTCAATGGCATCAGCACACATACAAAGCAGCATGATTTCTTCTCCAAAAAAGGCAATGGCTACGTACGGACGATTCACGTCGAGCAATTAAACGACGATGATTTTGTTTTTAACTTTTAG
- a CDS encoding GNAT family N-acetyltransferase, giving the protein MSSDDLFSSFPFLHTKRLTLRQMAVQDAADLHAFYSDTKVTRHLDWLGPDSLEACKMLIESWNEAYAERRLIPWGITLQGSAPIMGTVMLMPTRGEFEVEPRYPLTLGYDLKPDYWNKGMMSEALQAVMDFNDKHIHARRIQAEVHPENIASLQVLKKLGFQQEGVLRQYLMHEATKNFLDVIMLALLFS; this is encoded by the coding sequence ATGAGCTCCGACGATTTGTTTTCCTCATTCCCTTTTCTACATACGAAAAGATTAACCCTGCGCCAAATGGCTGTACAGGACGCCGCAGATTTGCATGCTTTTTATTCGGATACGAAGGTGACTCGGCATTTGGACTGGCTTGGCCCGGACTCCTTAGAGGCTTGCAAAATGCTGATTGAGTCTTGGAATGAAGCCTATGCGGAGCGCCGACTAATTCCGTGGGGCATTACGCTGCAAGGCAGCGCACCGATTATGGGGACCGTTATGCTGATGCCGACAAGAGGCGAATTTGAGGTGGAGCCCCGTTATCCGCTAACGCTCGGTTACGACCTTAAACCGGATTACTGGAACAAAGGCATGATGTCCGAAGCGCTGCAGGCTGTGATGGATTTCAATGACAAGCATATCCATGCCCGCCGCATTCAAGCCGAGGTCCACCCTGAAAATATCGCTTCGCTCCAAGTGCTCAAAAAGCTCGGCTTTCAGCAGGAAGGCGTGCTGCGGCAATATTTAATGCATGAAGCTACCAAAAACTTTCTTGATGTTATCATGCTCGCTCTATTGTTTAGTTAA
- a CDS encoding GyrI-like domain-containing protein, whose product MDNCSIITKPTLHLVGISYCGPYSTFPDEAIRLQSEFLARKHELNTTSKAPLLYSPYFGNEVFATYWACYEMPPSEEVPAGMVQFTIPTHRYAMVASTNKRIGEAYEQLFAWMNEQELEKHQSAVAIEVFYIQEQHLEEEAVELLIPLAD is encoded by the coding sequence GTGGACAACTGCTCGATTATTACGAAGCCAACGCTTCATTTAGTAGGGATTAGTTATTGCGGCCCGTATTCTACTTTTCCGGATGAGGCGATTCGCCTGCAAAGTGAGTTTCTAGCCCGCAAGCATGAGCTGAATACCACGTCGAAGGCACCGCTGCTGTACAGCCCGTATTTTGGCAATGAAGTATTTGCTACTTATTGGGCCTGCTACGAAATGCCGCCGTCAGAGGAGGTGCCAGCTGGCATGGTGCAATTCACCATCCCAACCCATCGTTATGCGATGGTTGCATCGACGAACAAACGAATTGGAGAAGCCTACGAGCAGCTATTTGCCTGGATGAACGAGCAGGAGCTTGAGAAGCATCAGAGCGCTGTTGCGATTGAAGTTTTTTACATTCAGGAGCAGCATTTGGAGGAGGAAGCGGTGGAGCTTCTTATTCCGCTTGCCGATTAG
- a CDS encoding PhzF family phenazine biosynthesis protein has product MVPIYIVDAFTDKAFGGNPAAICLLEALSDEGWMQKVAGEMNLSETAFVAPREGGYELRWFTPTEEVDLCGHATLAAAFVLWRTGRLGQSEVAAFWTRSGVLTVALGEAETEMTMDFPSEPPAPAKAPEALIEGLGLIPRYTGRNRMDYVVEVDSEQTVRGLKPDFSQLSLLDGRGVIVTARAEGQAAYDFVSRAFYPKGGVQEDPVTGSAHCALAPYWAKRLHRDELIGYQASARGGFVKVKNTLNRVQLSGQAVLILRGELEEFNQ; this is encoded by the coding sequence ATGGTGCCTATTTATATAGTAGATGCGTTTACAGACAAGGCGTTTGGCGGTAATCCGGCAGCGATATGCCTGCTGGAGGCACTCAGTGATGAAGGATGGATGCAAAAAGTAGCGGGGGAGATGAATTTGTCCGAAACTGCTTTTGTCGCACCACGCGAGGGCGGTTACGAGCTTCGCTGGTTTACGCCTACGGAGGAGGTTGATTTATGCGGACATGCTACGCTCGCGGCTGCTTTCGTATTGTGGAGGACGGGGCGCCTGGGGCAAAGTGAGGTGGCAGCCTTTTGGACGAGAAGCGGCGTGCTGACTGTAGCGCTAGGGGAAGCTGAGACGGAGATGACGATGGACTTCCCTTCAGAGCCGCCAGCTCCGGCGAAGGCGCCCGAGGCGCTCATTGAGGGGCTTGGTCTCATTCCGCGTTATACGGGACGCAACCGTATGGATTATGTTGTTGAAGTGGACAGTGAGCAGACGGTGCGCGGGCTAAAGCCAGATTTCTCGCAGCTGAGCTTGCTGGATGGGAGGGGCGTCATTGTGACCGCTCGCGCTGAAGGCCAGGCAGCCTATGACTTTGTGTCGCGGGCTTTTTATCCGAAAGGCGGCGTGCAAGAGGACCCGGTGACAGGCTCTGCCCATTGCGCGCTGGCTCCCTACTGGGCGAAGCGGCTGCACAGAGACGAGCTGATCGGCTATCAGGCGTCGGCTCGCGGCGGTTTTGTAAAGGTGAAAAACACTTTGAATCGCGTTCAATTGAGCGGACAAGCCGTTCTCATACTGCGCGGTGAACTGGAGGAGTTTAACCAATGA
- a CDS encoding DUF2164 domain-containing protein has translation MMKLKWQREQKQQLIEQVQHYFELERSEEIGSIAAEQLLDHMVALLGPHIYNQAIHDARKTVVERMQAVEDELYALEKNVSAPRGGSR, from the coding sequence ATGATGAAGCTAAAATGGCAAAGAGAGCAGAAGCAGCAGCTGATTGAGCAGGTACAGCATTATTTTGAGCTGGAGCGTTCGGAGGAAATAGGTTCGATAGCAGCAGAGCAACTGCTTGACCATATGGTTGCGCTGCTCGGTCCGCACATCTATAATCAGGCGATTCACGATGCAAGAAAGACGGTTGTCGAACGAATGCAAGCGGTGGAAGATGAGCTGTATGCACTGGAGAAAAATGTTTCCGCACCGCGCGGGGGCTCCCGCTAA
- a CDS encoding YjjG family noncanonical pyrimidine nucleotidase has translation MKYDIILFDIDDTLLDYGQAEAHAFTSSCRDYAITLAGSDYVARYRSINQQLWHDYEQGKVTLAELREERFRRLFAENNPHIAADEFSACYLNYLGEGSFLIEGAVELCSSLQGHCRMAVITNGIREVQLSRIGKAGLNDFFEHIIVSEETGYQKPHKGIFDYAFAKLGATDPSKIIILGDSLTSDMQGGINSGIDTCWFNPHRKSNTTAVKPAFEIQRLSELLSIIIE, from the coding sequence ATGAAATACGACATTATTTTGTTTGATATTGATGATACGCTGCTCGATTACGGGCAGGCGGAGGCCCATGCCTTCACAAGCTCCTGCCGGGATTATGCCATAACGCTTGCCGGCAGTGATTACGTGGCGCGTTATCGCAGCATTAATCAGCAGCTTTGGCACGATTATGAGCAGGGAAAGGTGACGCTGGCGGAGCTTAGAGAGGAGCGGTTTAGACGGCTGTTTGCTGAAAATAACCCTCACATCGCGGCAGACGAATTTAGCGCCTGCTATTTGAACTATTTAGGCGAGGGCAGCTTTCTGATTGAAGGCGCTGTAGAGCTGTGCAGCAGCCTGCAAGGGCATTGTCGTATGGCGGTTATTACGAACGGCATTCGTGAGGTACAGCTGTCGCGTATTGGCAAGGCGGGGCTGAATGATTTTTTTGAGCATATTATTGTGTCGGAGGAGACGGGCTATCAGAAGCCGCATAAGGGCATTTTTGACTATGCGTTCGCGAAGCTGGGAGCAACTGACCCGTCCAAAATCATCATCCTCGGCGATTCCTTGACCTCCGACATGCAGGGCGGCATTAACAGCGGTATTGATACATGCTGGTTTAATCCGCACCGGAAGAGCAATACAACGGCGGTAAAGCCTGCTTTTGAAATTCAACGATTGTCTGAGCTGCTATCAATTATAATTGAATAA
- a CDS encoding beta-galactosidase, with protein sequence MKGPLEGKLYHGTALYPELWDADVLAEDIALMKQVGINVVRMGEFIWSRLEPEENRIDIRFLAEIIQTLHENEIETILCTPTAAPPIWLSHGHPERLFVNEKGETLGHGSRQHACTNNPYFRRRSTIIIERLAQELGGLPGLIGWQLDNEFKAHVAECFCAACLQQWHSWLEQRYGTIEQLNEAWGTHIWSEYYNRFDQIPQPGATPFLHHASLQTMYRLFSVEKLAEFAEEQLAVIRRYSAQPITHNSSIAFHVDIERLFQQLDFGSYDTYASSLHWPAYLINCDLWRNVKRGKPFWVMETSASYSGSLESYAAPHPSGYVKVEAVAAYALGAGGFCYWPWRQQRAGSEQPHGSVVSAWGKKTIGYAHVMQVEQARCELEGIMLATSPMQAQLAMTYSDRAKAYLRTEPMRKLSYRGLITDFYARLVALGIHRDLITESSGLGGYRLLLTPFMPYLSPDYLDRALAFVREGGIWIVGPLTGGRTEHHTWHTDAALGKLEEWAGVETTFVYPMDGTDAYGQAFGLGAPLGMWSSVFEPLGSHDMTGASAADSAHRATVIGCAHSGLTPGAAFITERRIGQGKLVMLGSMPQDDDGDALLRRMLVHYADEAGVTLRFEATEGTIVAPRQGEGYIIWVIINMDGAGGHVTLPQDGVDALSGANVPAGPLAVRRYEYRVVRFTRQPRA encoded by the coding sequence ATGAAGGGACCACTTGAGGGGAAGCTGTATCATGGGACGGCACTGTATCCTGAGCTTTGGGATGCTGACGTGCTTGCGGAGGATATTGCGTTAATGAAGCAAGTTGGTATAAATGTCGTGCGAATGGGTGAATTTATTTGGTCGAGGCTGGAGCCAGAGGAAAATCGGATAGACATCCGTTTTTTGGCTGAAATCATTCAGACGCTGCATGAAAATGAAATCGAGACGATTTTGTGCACACCGACAGCAGCGCCACCGATTTGGCTTTCGCATGGGCACCCGGAGCGGCTGTTCGTCAATGAGAAGGGCGAGACGCTGGGACATGGGTCGCGGCAGCATGCGTGCACGAACAACCCCTATTTTCGCAGGCGATCCACGATCATTATAGAACGGCTCGCTCAAGAGCTTGGCGGACTGCCGGGGTTGATTGGCTGGCAGCTTGATAACGAATTCAAGGCGCATGTAGCGGAATGCTTCTGCGCAGCATGCTTGCAGCAGTGGCATAGCTGGCTGGAGCAGCGGTATGGCACGATTGAGCAGTTAAATGAAGCTTGGGGCACTCATATATGGAGCGAATATTATAATCGCTTTGATCAAATTCCACAGCCGGGCGCAACGCCTTTTCTGCATCATGCCTCGCTGCAAACGATGTATCGACTGTTCTCTGTGGAGAAGCTTGCGGAATTTGCCGAGGAGCAGCTCGCGGTCATCCGGCGCTACTCGGCGCAGCCGATTACTCACAACAGCAGCATCGCCTTTCATGTAGACATTGAGCGGCTGTTCCAGCAGCTGGATTTTGGCTCCTATGATACCTATGCGTCCAGCCTCCATTGGCCTGCTTACTTAATCAACTGCGACCTATGGCGCAACGTCAAGCGCGGCAAGCCGTTCTGGGTGATGGAGACGAGCGCCAGCTACAGCGGCTCGCTGGAAAGCTATGCAGCGCCCCACCCGTCCGGTTATGTAAAGGTTGAGGCAGTCGCTGCTTATGCACTGGGTGCAGGAGGCTTCTGCTATTGGCCATGGCGGCAGCAGCGCGCCGGCAGCGAACAGCCGCATGGCTCGGTTGTAAGCGCTTGGGGCAAAAAGACGATTGGCTATGCCCATGTCATGCAGGTGGAGCAGGCACGATGCGAGCTGGAGGGAATTATGCTAGCAACCTCGCCCATGCAGGCTCAGCTAGCGATGACCTATTCTGATCGCGCCAAAGCCTATTTGCGCACCGAGCCAATGCGCAAGCTGAGCTACCGCGGGCTCATCACCGACTTCTATGCCCGGCTGGTCGCACTCGGCATTCATCGCGATTTAATTACAGAGAGCAGCGGGCTCGGCGGCTACAGGCTGCTGCTGACGCCGTTCATGCCCTACTTGTCGCCGGACTACCTCGACCGTGCCCTCGCCTTCGTTCGAGAAGGGGGCATCTGGATCGTCGGTCCGCTTACGGGCGGCAGGACGGAGCATCATACATGGCACACCGATGCTGCTTTAGGGAAGCTAGAGGAATGGGCTGGCGTAGAAACGACGTTCGTTTATCCAATGGATGGGACGGATGCCTACGGACAAGCCTTCGGCCTTGGGGCCCCGCTTGGGATGTGGAGCTCGGTGTTTGAGCCGCTGGGCAGCCACGACATGACTGGCGCATCTGCTGCTGACAGCGCTCACCGAGCAACCGTAATCGGCTGTGCTCATAGCGGGCTAACGCCAGGCGCCGCTTTTATTACCGAACGCCGTATCGGTCAGGGCAAGCTTGTGATGCTTGGCTCCATGCCTCAAGACGATGATGGGGATGCGCTGCTGCGGCGCATGCTGGTGCATTATGCTGATGAAGCGGGTGTCACGCTGCGGTTTGAAGCAACAGAGGGGACGATTGTCGCGCCTAGACAGGGGGAGGGTTATATCATCTGGGTTATTATTAATATGGATGGTGCTGGCGGTCATGTGACGCTGCCCCAAGACGGCGTTGACGCCCTATCTGGAGCTAACGTCCCGGCTGGCCCGCTTGCAGTTCGGCGATATGAATATAGGGTCGTTCGTTTTACGAGACAGCCTCGTGCATAG